The Miscanthus floridulus cultivar M001 chromosome 17, ASM1932011v1, whole genome shotgun sequence genome has a window encoding:
- the LOC136517724 gene encoding zinc transporter 5-like, with protein MAKLAVAAALYALLLAVSLPPVLVTAECDCSDDAAAGRDKAGALRLKVVAIFCILAGGAAGAAVPSLGHSRFPALRPDTDLFLAVKAFAGGVILATGLVHILPAAFDALGSPCLVAGPWNRFPFAGMVAMLAAIATLMVDTVATGYFRRTTVARKVAAAVVDKPSELGHCDGGDPEAEASDSGGHHGHVHGMSVLAPAPTTVDDELVRHRVISQVLELGVVVHSLIIGMSLGASDFPSTVRPLVPALTFHQLFEGIGLGGCIVQAKFRLRSMVAMALFFSLTTPIGIAIGIGISSAYDETSPTALVVQGFLEAAAAGILVYMALVDILAEDFMSARVQSRARLQVVLNTSLLLGAGLMSMLAIWA; from the exons ATGGCCAAGCTCGCGGTCGCGGCCGCGCTCTACGCCCTCCTCCTGGCGGTCTCACTGCCGCCCGTTCTCGTCACGGCGGAGTGCGACTGCTCGGACGACGCCGCCGCGGGCCGCGACAAGGCGGGGGCGCTGCGGCTGAAGGTCGTCGCCATCTTCTGCATCCTCGCGgggggcgcggccggcgcggcggTGCCGTCGCTGGGGCACAGCAGGTTCCCCGCGCTGCGGCCGGACACGGACCTGTTCCTCGCCGTCAAGGCCTTCGCGGGCGGCGTCATCCTCGCCACGGGGCTGGTGCACATCCTGCCCGCGGCTTTCGACGCGCTGGGCTCGCCGTGCCTCGTCGCCGGGCCGTGGAACAGGTTCCCGTTCGCCGGGATGGTCGCCATGCTCGCCGCGATCGCCACGCTCATGGTGGACACGGTCGCCACGGGGTACTTCCGCCGGACGACGGTCGCTAGGAAGGTCGCCGCGGCGGTCGTCGACAAGCCATCGGAGCTCGGGCATTGCGACGGCGGGGACCCGGAGGCGGAGGCCTCCGACTCCGGCGGGCACCACGGGCACGTGCACGGGATGTCCGTGCTCGCACCCGCGCCGACTACCGTCGACGACGAGCTCGTGCGCCACCGCGTCATCTCTCAG GTGCTGGAGCTGGGCGTGGTGGTGCACTCGCTGATCATCGGGATGTCCCTGGGCGCCTCCGATTTCCCCAGCACGGTGCGGCCGCTCGTCCCGGCGTTGACGTTCCACCAGCTCTTCGAGGGCATCGGCCTTGGCGGGTGCATCGTCCAG GCCAAGTTTCGCCTCAGGTCAATGGTAGCGATGGCACTCTTCTTCTCGCTGACGACCCCGATCGGCATCGCCATCGGCATCGGGATATCGTCCGCGTACGACGAGACGAGCCCGACGGCCCTGGTCGTGCAGGGCTTCCTCGAGGCCGCGGCCGCGGGGATCCTGGTGTACATGGCGCTCGTCGACATCCTCGCCGAGGACTTCATGAGCGCCCGGGTGCAGAGCAGAGCGCGCCTGCAGGTTGTGCTGAACACCTCGCTGCTGCTCGGAGCTGGCTTGATGTCCATGCTCGCCATCTGGGCTTGA